In Bacillus sp. NP247, one DNA window encodes the following:
- a CDS encoding HAMP domain-containing sensor histidine kinase — protein sequence MIKLFIRDHIPLICFTAIQLLAIFLVYWFDGHNHITTALYAMFLGAFFMISYLVFRYFTHRSFYERLANPMQSLDESVQKSDFAVLSTALQDLLEVQYRHYQNQLQLQERKNNDHLTFMNQWIHQMKTPLSVIELITQDEVDSRFESINEETDRLKKGLEMALYVARLEAFTQDFYVERVQLHKIVNDSVHEHKRFFIRNFVYPELEIDKGITVESDAKWLQFLIGQIISNAIKYSSGSREKIKVKACKEGNTVVLEIIDSGVGIPKQDLPRVFKPFFTGENGRDFKESTGMGLYLVYEITKQLGHSVEIHSEVGKGTVVRIKFCNV from the coding sequence ATGATAAAGCTGTTTATACGTGATCATATACCACTCATTTGTTTTACTGCAATCCAACTACTAGCTATATTCCTCGTATATTGGTTTGATGGGCATAACCACATTACAACGGCATTATATGCAATGTTTTTAGGTGCTTTTTTTATGATAAGTTATTTAGTTTTTCGTTACTTTACACATCGTTCTTTCTATGAACGCTTAGCAAATCCGATGCAATCTTTGGATGAATCTGTTCAAAAATCTGATTTTGCAGTTTTGTCTACTGCTCTCCAAGATCTGCTCGAGGTGCAATATCGCCATTATCAAAATCAGCTCCAGTTACAAGAGAGAAAAAATAATGATCATTTAACCTTTATGAATCAGTGGATTCATCAAATGAAAACACCTTTATCTGTAATAGAATTAATTACACAGGATGAAGTGGATTCACGTTTTGAAAGTATTAATGAGGAAACAGATAGGTTGAAAAAGGGGTTAGAGATGGCTTTGTATGTCGCGCGTTTAGAAGCATTTACACAAGATTTTTATGTAGAAAGAGTACAACTACATAAAATAGTGAATGATTCCGTGCATGAACATAAACGCTTTTTCATTCGGAATTTTGTATATCCAGAGCTTGAAATTGACAAGGGTATTACTGTAGAAAGTGATGCAAAATGGTTACAATTTTTAATTGGACAAATTATATCAAATGCGATTAAATATTCATCAGGTAGTAGAGAAAAGATTAAAGTGAAAGCATGTAAGGAAGGTAATACAGTCGTACTTGAAATTATTGATAGTGGCGTAGGGATACCGAAGCAAGATTTACCAAGAGTATTTAAACCTTTCTTTACAGGAGAAAACGGTAGAGATTTTAAAGAATCAACAGGAATGGGGCTATATCTTGTATATGAAATTACAAAACAATTAGGACATAGTGTGGAAATCCATTCAGAAGTTGGTAAAGGTACCGTTGTACGAATTAAATTTTGTAATGTGTAA
- a CDS encoding response regulator transcription factor, with amino-acid sequence MVKIMIVEDDMKIAELLSTYVAKYGYQGIIISDFQNVLDIFLEEPPELVLLDINLPSFDGYYWCRQIRAVSTCPILFISAREGTMDQVMALENGGDDFIPKPFHYEVVMAKIRSHLRRAYGDYAPKLEERMVEQQGLCLYPERLVLKLRGQEIDITRNEAILLETLMKNYPRVVSREVLLNKLWDSESYVDDNTLSVNTTRVRKKLKTLQIEGAIETIRSVGYRLHITWDTGMEK; translated from the coding sequence ATGGTCAAAATTATGATTGTAGAAGATGATATGAAAATTGCGGAGCTATTATCAACTTATGTTGCGAAATACGGTTACCAAGGAATTATTATATCGGATTTTCAAAATGTGTTAGACATATTTTTAGAAGAACCACCAGAGCTAGTTTTATTAGATATTAATTTACCAAGCTTTGACGGTTACTATTGGTGTCGTCAAATTCGTGCGGTTTCCACATGTCCAATTTTATTTATCTCGGCCCGTGAAGGTACGATGGATCAAGTTATGGCGTTAGAAAATGGTGGCGATGATTTTATTCCGAAGCCATTTCATTATGAAGTTGTAATGGCAAAAATTCGTAGTCATTTAAGACGTGCTTACGGAGACTATGCACCGAAACTAGAAGAACGAATGGTTGAGCAACAAGGTCTTTGTTTATATCCAGAAAGACTTGTGTTAAAACTTAGGGGTCAAGAGATTGATATAACGAGAAACGAAGCTATTTTATTAGAGACGCTAATGAAAAATTATCCACGTGTTGTGAGTAGAGAAGTATTATTAAATAAATTATGGGATAGTGAATCCTATGTTGATGACAATACATTAAGTGTAAATACCACACGTGTGCGTAAAAAGTTAAAAACGTTACAAATTGAAGGAGCAATTGAAACGATTCGTAGTGTCGGATATAGGTTGCATATTACTTGGGATACTGGTATGGAAAAATGA